A portion of the Sabethes cyaneus chromosome 3, idSabCyanKW18_F2, whole genome shotgun sequence genome contains these proteins:
- the LOC128742186 gene encoding myotubularin-related protein 2, translated as MDHHNSDFHRSSNSLDSDSKSSSLNSKHGMDTIVANESPFSYLSGENMQDIKNDVSYICPYSGPVVGTLTITNYRLHFRSQPASDKDPVVIVDCSLGAVSRIEKVGGASSRGENSYGIDIFCKDMRNLRFAHKQENHSRRTVFEKLQLYAFPLANNGQLFAFNYKEKFPEDGWSVYEPVAELRRMGVNSANNDTWRITRINEKYEICDSYPSVWAVPKSAKDDLLKQVANFRSRNRLPVLCWIHPKSLATITRCSQPLVGVSGKRNDADETYINYIMEANAQSDKLSIFDARPNANAIANKAKGGGYESEDAYKNVELTFLDIHNIHVMRESLRKLKEICFPASDDQKWLSAVDSTLWLKHIKCILAGAVRIVDRIENMRMSVVVHCSDGWDRTSQLTALAMLLLDPYYRTLKGFEVLIEKEWLSFGHKFEQRIGHGDNHHSDADRSPVFLQFIDCVWQITKQFPHALEFNEYFLITVLDHLYSCRFGTFLYNTERERVQNDLKNRTVSLWSFMNSSHEQYRNPLYGGRNMAIQPVLKPVVSMRHIRLWKGLYCRWNPSMRQQDPIYQRTRELLALQDQLLKQVEDCRQEKNQRTHTQNRLTSPLH; from the exons ATGGACCATCATAATTCCGACTTCCATCGTAGTTCAAACTCGCTAGATTCAGACTCTAAATCCAGTTCCCTTAATTCGAAGCACGGCATGGACACGATT GTGGCTAATGAATCGCCGTTCTCTTACTTGTCGGGAGAGAACATGCAAGACATTAAAAATGACGTATCCTACATTTGTCCATACAGTGGACCCGTTGTTGGAACCCTGACAATTACAAACTATAGATTACACTTTCGGTCGCAGCCTGCAAGCGACAAGGATCCCGTTGTAATTGTAGATTGCTCCTTGGGAGCGGTAAGCCGAATAGAAAAGGTCGGCGGAGCTAGCTCAAGGGGCGAAAACTCTTatggaatcgacattttctgcaAAGATATGCGTAACCTACGATTTGCCCATAAACAGGAAAACCATTCCAGGCGGAcagtatttgaaaaattacaatTGTACGCATTTCCGCTGGCTAATAACGGGCAATTGTTTGCCTTTAACTACAAGGAAAAGTTTCCTGAGGATGGTTGGAGTGTGTACGAACCTGTAGCGGAACTTCGTCGAATGGGCGTTAATAGTGCAAACAACGATACTTGGCGAATCACAAGAATCAACGAAAAGTACGAAATATGCGACAGCTATCCTTCTGTTTGGGCTGTCCCTAAATCGGCTAAAGATGACCTGCTGAAGCAGGTTGCTAATTTTCGATCGCGAAATCGTCTTCCGGTTCTGTGCTGGATTCATCCAAAGTCGTTGGCAACGATTACTCGTTGCTCACAGCCGCTGGTCGGAGTCAGTGGCAAGCGGAACGATGCCGATGAAACTTATATCAACTACATAATGGAAGCGAATGCGCAATCGGATAAGCTGTCTATTTTCGATGCTAGACCAAATGCCAACGCAATCGCAAATAAAGCTAAAGGCGGTGGCTACGAATCGGAGGACGCCTACAAAAATGTCGAGCTGACTTTTCTCGACATCCACAACATTCATGTAATGCGTGAAAGTTTGCGTAAATTGAAGGAAATCTGTTTCCCGGCTAGTGATGACCAGAAGTGGCTTTCGGCGGTGGACAGCACCTTGTGGTTGAAACATATAAAATGCATTTTGGCTGGGGCGGTTCGAATTGTTGATAGA ATAGAAAATATGCGCATGTCGGTTGTTGTACACTGCTCGGATGGATGGGATCGCACCTCGCAGTTGACTGCCTTAGCCATGCTCCTGCTGGATCCATATTACCGAACATTGAAGGGCTTTGAGGTGTTGATTGAGAAAGAATGGCTTAGTTTTGGTCATAAATTTGAACAG AGAATTGGCCATGGCGATAATCACCATTCGGATGCCGATCGGTCACCAGTGTTCCTGCAGTTTATCGACTGTGTCTGgcaaataacaaaacaattTCCACATGCGTTGGAATTCAACGAATACTTTCTTATTACTGTTCTGGATCATCTGTACTCGTGCCGGTTTGGAACTTTTCTGTACAACACGGAACGGGAACGGGTTCAAAATG ATCTAAAGAATCGCACCGTGTCGCTATGGTCTTTTATGAATTCCTCGCATGAACAATATCGTAATCCGCTGTACGGGGGCCGCAATATGGCCATCCAGCCGGTGCTGAAACCAGTGGTCAGTATGCGGCATATTCGCCTCTGGAAGGGACTGTACTGTCGGTGGAATCCGAGCATGCGACAACAGGATCCTATCTATCAGCGAACACGGGAACTGTTAGCCTTGCAGGATCAGCTGCTCAAGCAGGTCGAAGATTGTCGGCAGGAGAAAAACCAAAGGACACATACACAAAACAGGTTAACTTCACCACTGCATTAA
- the LOC128741771 gene encoding serine/threonine-protein kinase TBK1, with translation MNSFLRGSTNYVWCTTSVLGKGATGAVYQGVNKHNGEPVAVKTFNQLSHMRPHDVQMREFEVLRKVKHNNIVKLLDIEDDQEGRGKVIVMELCTGGSLFNILDDPENTYGLPQREFLLVLEHLSAGMKHLRDNNLVHRDLKPGNIMKYISEDGRTIYKLTDFGAARELEENQQFVSLYGTEEYLHPDMYERAVLRKSINRSFTANVDLWSIGVTLYHVATGNLPFRPFGGRKNKETMHHITTKKEPGVISGTQTSENGPIEWSRHLPPHCQLKAGLKYLVTPLLAGLLEENQTRMWSFERFFREVQHILNRKRVHIFYANRAISIEVYMDPEETCFNLKEHIFVQTEVPHSAQLLLMDTELHDLKVGANSTARGYPESEAESPLMLFNIENNNVTLPAELDLPKFPSFPSGVSVENDASLAKVACSVGHECKRRIETFSSLDTLMNKAVEQFAGLLKNLLMKLQERVKHLEDMGNSIWEIADLVEIVVLNNDSYQDKATTISTELNVLKADFQRVSDPVQQLFNRFVLDESLSRDWITAYRDLRSPNKHRVNEKAKHLVDRLRDSWQHLLRDRATRSLTYNDEQFHALEKIKITETGKRVKALLNDDVRPAVELEAECLADWYKKAQTIFLQTQFLHKDVRSHEGKLYDIRDQLIQIKEDLKEDIKNDGEVSKIANETSVNEQNIECMKKSKEMQCYLRTLFNYQREIKKILQQNSELVDAVQQLSMNREDDN, from the exons atgaattccttttTGAGGGGATCCACCAATTATGTTTGGTGTACGACCAGCGTTCTAGGAAAGGGAGCAACTGGTGCAGTTTACCAAGGCGTTAATAAACACAATGGGGAACCAGTTGCCGTGAAAACGTTCAACCAGCTTAGCCATATGAGACCTCACGATGTACAGATGCGGGAGTTCGAAGTGCTCCGCAAGGTGAAGCACAACAATATCGTAAAGCTGCTGGATATCGAAGATGATCAGGAAGGTCGAGGTAAGGTGATTGTAATGGAATTATGCACTGGTGGCAGTTTGTTCAATATCTTGGACGATCCGGAGAATACCTACGGGTTACCACAACGCGAGTTCCTACTGGTGCTGGAACACCTGTCAGCAGGAATGAAGCATTTGAGAGATAACAATCTTGTTCATCGAGATTTAAAACCGGGTAATATTATGAAGTACATCTCAGAAGATGGCCGCACAATATATAAACTGACAGATTTTGGTGCGGCACGCGAGTTGGAAGAAAATCAGCAGTTTGTGTCGCTGTACGGTACGGAGGAGTACTTGCATCCAGATATGTACGAGAGAGCTGTACTTCGAAAGTCCATCAATCGGAGCTTTACAGCAAATGTGGATCTGTGGTCCATAGGTGTAACACTTTATCACGTGGCAACGGGAAACCTTCCCTTTCGGCCATTTGGTGGACGAAAAAATAAGGAAACAATGCACCATATAACCACTAAAAAAGAACCAGGTGTCATTTCCGGAACACAAACAAGCGAGAATGGTCCCATCGAATGGTCTCGTCATCTGCCACCTCACTGCCAACTGAAGGCAGGTTTGAAGTATCTGGTAACACCGCTGCTAGCAGGACTGTTGGAGGAAAATCAAACAAGAATGTGGTCCTTTGAACGCTTTTTCCGTGAAGTCCAACACATTCTGAACAGAAAGCGTGTTCATATATTCTATGCCAATCGGGCAATTTCCATCGAGGTTTACATGGACCCGGAGGAAACTTGCTTCAATCTGAAGGAGCACATTTTCGTGCAGACGGAAGTTCCTCATAGCGCACAGCTGCTGCTTATGGACACGGAGTTACATGATCTTAAAGTTGGTGCTAATAGTACTG CTCGTGGTTACCCGGAAAGCGAAGCGGAGAGTCCACTTATGTTGTTCAATATTGAGAATAATAACGTTACCCTTCCGGCCGAGCTTGATCTGCCGAAGTTTCCCTCGTTTCCCAGTGGTGTATCAGTGGAGAACGACGCGAGTTTGGCGAAGGTTGCTTGTAGTGTAGGACACGAATGCAAGCGCCGTATAGAGACGTTCTCCAGTTTGGACACCCTGATGAATAAAGCCGTGGAGCAATTTGCAGGATTGCTGAAGAACTTACTGATGAAATTGCAGGA ACGGGTAAAGCATTTAGAGGATATGGGCAATTCTATCTGGGAGATAGCGGATCTAGTGGAAATAGTGGTGTTGAAT AACGACTCGTATCAGGATAAAGCAACCACAATTAGCACCGAATTGAACGTACTAAAGGCAGACTTTCAGCGAGTGTCGGATCCTGTTCAACAGCTATTCAATCGCTTCGTCCTGGATGAGTCACTGAGCCGTGATTGGATTACCGCATACCGTGACTTACGCAGTCCAAACAAGCACCGGGTGAATGAAAAAGCGAAGCATCTGGTGGACCGTCTGCGTGACTCTTGGCAGCATCTACTGCGAGACCGTGCCACACGCTCGCTAACCTATAACGACGAACAGTTTCACGCAttggaaaaaatcaaaattaccgAAACTGGAAAGCGAGTGAAGGCACTGCTGAACGATGACGTACGTCCGGCAGTCGAGCTGGAAGCGGAATGTTTGGCAGACTGGTACAAGAAAGCGCAAACAATTTTCTTGCAGACGCAGTTTCTTCACAAAGACGTTAGATCGCATGAAGGAAAATTGTACGATATTCGTGACCAGCTGATTCAGATCAAAGAAGATTTGAAAGAGGATATCAAGAACGACGGAGAAGTGTCGAAGATTGCCAATGAAACTTCGGTGAACGAGCAAAATATCGAGTGCATGAAGAAATCCAAAGAGATGCAATGCTATTTGAGG ACTTTGTTTAATTATCAGCGCGAAATCAAAAAGATTTTACAGCAAAACAGTGAGCTGGTCGATGCGGTTCAGCAGTTGTCCATGAACAGGGAAGatgacaattaa